One region of Juglans regia cultivar Chandler chromosome 4, Walnut 2.0, whole genome shotgun sequence genomic DNA includes:
- the LOC109006448 gene encoding ribonuclease H2 subunit C isoform X2, whose amino-acid sequence MMSEGSTIVNLTQREGGDDSELVDLSGKVHQLPCAIKYNGPCSVSNFFKPRSTGIEVEGLKVEEAYFRGRKLQGTTIPLSTGYCGFVLGKKNLVEKKASDMSDGNSNRWEVNAKFENVTYWNHDSLPSSDDALLRSFHWLTVAKALHKPVTAEDLVSASIALQKMD is encoded by the exons ATGATGTCCGAAGGGAGCACTATAGTAAATCTAACGCAAAGGGAAGGCGGAGACGACTCTGAGTTGGTGGATTTGAGCGGTAAGGTCCACCAGCTTCCTTGTGCCATCAAGTACAACGGACCTTGCTCtgtttccaactttttcaaGCCCAGATCCACCG GGATTGAGGTTGAAGGCTTGAAGGTGGAGGAAGCTTATTTCAGAGGAAGGAAGTTGCAGGGAACAACGATTCCGCTTTCAACAGGGTATTGCG GCTTTGTCCTAGGAAAGAAGAATCTTGTTGAGAAAAAAGCTTCTGACATGTCTGATGGAAACTCAAACCGTTGGGAGGTGaatgcaaaatttgaaaatgtaacATATTGGAATCATGACAGCCTCCCTTCAAGTGACGATGCTTTATTGCGTTCTTTTCACTGGCTCACTGTTGCAAAAGCA CTACACAAGCCGGTGACAGCCGAAGATTTAGTTTCTGCATCCATTGCTCTGCAGAAGATGGACTGA
- the LOC109006447 gene encoding exocyst complex component EXO84C-like, with protein MESSEEEEDFPSIERIVPQSKVDSLYQSHTEKGIRNLCCELLDLKDAVENLCGNMHTKYLAFLRIYEEAVEMELELIELRKHISAQGILVQDLMTGVCRELEKWKLSIGDNHESDHDPEIPELQDPLPSEKDDGKIIFLENVDVLLAEHKVEEALEALDAEERDSSELKDSGDTSTGVVSEFKSTFLKRKSMLEDQLVHIIEQPSSGVLEMKKALSGLIKLGKGPLAHQLLLESYGLRLQKNIEVLLPSCCVCPKTFSATLSKLVFSIISMTKKESASIFGDNPIYTNKIVQWAEREIEYFVRLVKENAPSSETVSALRAASICVQSSLNYCLMLESQGLKLSKLLLVVLRTYIEEVLELNFRRARRLLFNLVELDESLLFSPLFADSLSAFATSSESESCIIVDSGMRFMYIVEDILEQLTPLAIMHFGGSVLSRISQLFDKYMDALIKALPGPSDDDNLTELKETIPFRAETDSEQLAILAIAFTIFDKLLPNAVMITWKRQNENSEPKNGPTENTVPSASSTIELKDWKRHLQHLFDKLRDHFCRQYVVSFIYASEGKTRLNARFYLNTGEDLYWGSDPLPSLPFQALFAKLQQLATVAGDVLPEKEKLQKILLARLTETVIIWLSDEQEFWVVFEDDSAPLQPLGLQQLILDMHFTVEIARYAGYPSRHVHQSASAINARAIRTFSARGIDPQSALPEDEWFVETAKLAINKLLSVASGSDTSEVDEDHIILPDEIVTDSDDTASSLSTLESFESFASASMGELDSPIFTDPAS; from the exons ATGGAGAgcagtgaagaagaagaagacttcCCCTCAATTGAAAGAATCGTCCCACAGTCGAAGGTCGATTCCCTTTACCAATCCCACACTGAGAAG GGGATAAGAAATCTTTGTTGTGAGCTCTTGGATTTAAAGGATGCCGTGGAGAACTTATGTGGCAACATGCACACAAAGTACTTAGCTTTCTTGAG GATATATGAAGAGGCTGTGGAAATGGAACTTGAATTAATTGAGCTGCGAAAGCATATTTCAGCTCAAGGGATCCTTGTGCAGGATTTAATGACTGGTGTATGCCGTGAATTGGAAAAGTGGAAGTTATCTATTGGTGACAACCATGAATCTGATCATGACCCAGAAATTCCCGAACTCCAAGATCCCTTGCCAAGTGAAAAAGATGATGGgaagataatatttttggagaatGTTGATGTTCTTTTGGCTGAACATAAAGTTGAAGAAGCATTAGAGGCTCTGGATGCTGAAGAGAGAGATTCTTCAGAGTTGAAAGACTCGGGGGATACTTCAACCGGTGTAGTGTCAGAGTTCAAATCtacttttttgaaaagaaaatcaatgcTTGAAGATCAATTAGTTCATATTATTGAACAGCCTTCTTCTGGTGTTCTGGAAATGAAGAAGGCCTTATCTGGATTGATAAAACTTGGAAAAGGTCCTTTGGCACATCAGTTACTGCTAGAATCTTATGGATTACGCCTCCAAAAGAACATTGAGGTTCTTCTTCCCTCATGTTGTGTCTGTCCAAAAACATTTTCTGCTACATTATCTAAACttgtattttctataatttcaaTGACAAAAAAGGAGTCTGCTTCAATATTTGGGGACAATCCTATTTATACTAACAAAATTGTTCAATGGGCTGAGAGGGAAATTGAATATTTTGTACGCTTGGTGAAAGAGAACGCACCCTCTTCTGAGACAGTTTCTGCACTACGAGCTGCAAGCATTTGTGTTCAGTCTAGTCTCAACTACTGCTTAATGTTGGAATCACAAGGCCTGAAACTGTCAAAATTACTTTTGGTGGTTTTACGGACATACATTGAAGAAGTCCTAGAGTTGAATTTCAGACGGGCTAGAAGACTGCTCTTCAATTTGGTAGAACTTGATGAGAGCTTGCTATTCTCACCTCTCTTTGCAGATTCATTGTCTGCATTTGCAACATCATCAGAGTCAGAAAGCTGCATTATTGTTGATAGTGGAATGAGATTTATGTACATTGTTGAA GATATACTGGAACAGCTAACCCCCTTGGCCATTATGCATTTTGGAGGAAGTGTATTAAGTAGAATATCACAGCTGTTTGATAAATACATGGATGCTTTGATCAAAGCTCTACCAGGCCCCTCTGATGATGATAATCTTACAGAGCTGAAAGAAACTATACCCTTTAGAGCtgaaacagattcagaacaacTTGCAATATTGGCAATAGCATTCACCATTTTTGACAAACTATTACCAAATGCCGTAATGATTACTTGGAAGCGGCAAAATGAAAACAGCGAACCAAAAAATGGACCAACTGAAAACACTGTGCCTAGTGCAAGCTCTACAATAGAATTAAAGGATTGGAAACGCCATCTTCAGCACTTGTTTGACAAGCTGAGAGATCACTTCTGCCGGCAGTATGTTGTAAGTTTCATCTATGCAAGCGAAGGGAAAACACGATTAAATGCACGGTTTTACTTGAACACTGGAGAGGATCTGTATTGGGGTTCTGATCCTCTGCCTTCACTTCCATTTCAG GCATTATTTGCTAAGCTTCAGCAGTTAGCAACTGTGGCTGGTGATGTGCTACCGGAAAAAGAGAAACTGCAGAAAATTTTGCTAGCCAGGCTAACAGAGACAGTTATAATATGGTTGTCTGATGAGCAAGAATTTTGGGTGGTGTTTGAGGATGATTCCGCTCCCCTTCAACCACTTGGTTTGCAGCAG TTAATTCTTGATATGCACTTCACCGTTGAAATTGCACGTTATGCTGGTTACCCATCTCGTCATGTGCACCAGAGTGCATCAGCCATAAATGCTCGTGCAATCAGGACCTTCTCTGCTAGGGGCATAGACCCACAAAG TGCACTCCCTGAGGATGAGTGGTTTGTTGAAACTGCTAAATTGGCAATAAACAAACTGCTATCAGTAGCATCTGGGTCAGATACATCTGAAGTCGATGAAGATCACATAATTCTGCCTGATGAGATTGTTACGGATTCAGATGACACGGCTTCTTCCCTCTCAACGCTGGAATCTTTTGAGTCTTTTGCTTCTGCAAGTATGGGTGAACTTGATAGCCCTATCTTCACTGATCCTGCAAGCTGa
- the LOC109006448 gene encoding ribonuclease H2 subunit C isoform X1 — translation MMSEGSTIVNLTQREGGDDSELVDLSGKVHQLPCAIKYNGPCSVSNFFKPRSTGIEVEGLKVEEAYFRGRKLQGTTIPLSTGYCGFVLGKKNLVEKKASDMSDGNSNRWEVNAKFENVTYWNHDSLPSSDDALLRSFHWLTVAKAIPEALPATLHVAFVHDCSYTSR, via the exons ATGATGTCCGAAGGGAGCACTATAGTAAATCTAACGCAAAGGGAAGGCGGAGACGACTCTGAGTTGGTGGATTTGAGCGGTAAGGTCCACCAGCTTCCTTGTGCCATCAAGTACAACGGACCTTGCTCtgtttccaactttttcaaGCCCAGATCCACCG GGATTGAGGTTGAAGGCTTGAAGGTGGAGGAAGCTTATTTCAGAGGAAGGAAGTTGCAGGGAACAACGATTCCGCTTTCAACAGGGTATTGCG GCTTTGTCCTAGGAAAGAAGAATCTTGTTGAGAAAAAAGCTTCTGACATGTCTGATGGAAACTCAAACCGTTGGGAGGTGaatgcaaaatttgaaaatgtaacATATTGGAATCATGACAGCCTCCCTTCAAGTGACGATGCTTTATTGCGTTCTTTTCACTGGCTCACTGTTGCAAAAGCA ATTCCAGAGGCTCTTCCAGCCACCTTACATGTGGCGTTTGTGCATGATTGCAGCTACACAAGCCGGTGA